AATGATAGTAATTCTCATTATCATTGTCAAAAGGTTTTTTAATACATTTGTTAGACAATTCCTCCATTAGGCATCTGTATGGAATATAGGCGCTTCATCGGAAATGTGAAATCAACAATAATCCCGTAAAAAAGGTAACAATTTTCTGTATGTGTATGGTAAAATAGGGAACATCAGTTCGCTCGAACGGCTGGCCAATATCAAGTGGGAATGATGACGGTCCTTTTAAACAAGTCACGGGTTTATTTCGGGATTAGGATAGTCCCGGATGCAGCAGCTGGTCCGAACCTAAAGAAAATTGTATTTCGAGATGCTAATTAGTGATTCTGTCGAGGGAGGGCCATCGGTTAACATAAAAAAAGCGCGTTTTTCTAATTTAGTTCTTTTATTATTCATTGCGATCGTAACTGTTTGCATTGTGGCAGTGGGCCTTGCTTTATTAAACAAATCTGCGGAGAAACCTACTTATAAATTCTTATTGCCAAAAGGGTTTACGGGCTGGGTTGAGGTTACATTCGAACAACCCGGTTTTCCTCCTTTAAAAAAAGAGGGCCGTACTATTATCTATGAGGTTCCACCTTCTGGAAAGGTAATGACTGCAAGCAAGAACGTTTCAGGGACATTGATTTTAAATTATGTTGAGCAAGATGGTCGGCTAATTGAATTACCGACAGATGTGTCAATGATCCATGGGCAGGGCACTTCAGGGGGCAGTATATCTGGACCCGATGGCCAAACTGAAATGTTACCTAGTAGACTTACTTTTTTTGTAGGAACGGAAGAACAATGGCGAGAGGCTGTGAAAAACAACCAGTCCGATGAATAGACCAAAACGAATAACGTGATAGATTGTGACAGGGTCTTACACGGGGGCTTACTTGAAGGCTTATCTGCAGGAACACGGAGAGCTTAAGCGGCCTGTTCTCCCGGTAAAGGCGAGCAGCCTTCCTTCCAAACGTTTATGCTAAGAAATCCCCCGGCAGTCGGCTGCCGGGGGATCGCTTTTTTAGAATATGGGACAGAGCGTCTCGCTAAATGCCATGCGCGGTGTCAGGGTTAATGCAAGCCGATAAATGAACCATACGCGATGTCAGGGTTAACGCAAGCCCGTGCACACGGCTGCGGTTAGTCTTTCTCGGGAATGGAAAATTTCTTCGTCCATGTGATGCCGCCGTCATCCGTCGAGTAAATTGCCGAATACGAGATGCTGGTGATCGCAATCCAGCCCCGCTTAGGTGAAGTGAACGAGAGTTTCCCGCCATAGCCCGTTACGCCAGAGACCACCTTGAAGGTTGCGCCGTCGTCAAGTGACCGGCCAATCGACACTTTCTCATAAGCTCCGGATGAGGCGGCCAAATACGCGGCTTGACGGCCAATGACCTGCATGTCCTCAGGGTAGCCGACAGGCCCGTTCAGACCCTCGATCTCAGCCCCCGGAGCAGGACCTCCGCCGGCGGTAGAGTTTGACACGAGCTGTTTCCAGTTCGTCCCTCCATCCTTCGTATGAAAGAGGGAGTAAGAGGTTTGAGACATACCGGAGCCTCCGAGAAGCACCACCCACACGTCCGAGCTGTCCGTGCCGTAGATCGCTCCGCCTATGGCTGACTCGGATTTTACCGTCAGCTTGTTCGACCATGTATGCCCGCCGTCTACGGTGCGCTTTATTTCATAGCCTTGCCCGGGGCGCAGGACGATCGCCCATCCCTTACTCGTCGTTATGAAATGAACATAGCGTGTGTTAGGCGGCGTCGGCACCTTGGTCCAAGTCTGCCCGCCGTTTGTCGTTTTAAATGTGAAGGCATGCGCATAGCCGAACCCCACCTTCTCCGAGAAGAAATTCACCCGTTCGAAAGCATAAGCGCCTGTATGAATTTGTTTGAAGCTGGCGCCGCCGTCCGCTGTACGGAACAGCAGGTTCGGCTGATCGGTTCTTGTCTGCGCCATTACATAGCCAAGCGAATTGGTCAGAAACTGAATTTGGCTAAAGCTGTATTTGCCGCCGGAATAAATCGACTGCCAGTGGCAGCCCCCGTCCGAAGTGCCGATCATAAAACCATTGCCGGCGGCTCGTCCGATGTTCGAGCTGAGAAATTGGATCGATTGAAAACGTGCATCGCCCGTATCCGGCATCGCGGTCAGAGTCAACCCGTGATTGTCCGTCCGGCATTCTGCCGCCGGCGCAGCCGCAGCGGACGACGCCTGCCCGGTCAATAGGCCAGTTAGGAGCATTGCCGAAAGTGAAATGATGCCCAGCAGAGTAATCCCTGTCTTCCTCATGTCGTTTCACCTCGTTCTACATATTACCCCGTTTGAAACATATTCTCTCATTCTCCAGACGGCAGCATGCAAGAAATTGTTGCGGGGCGGATGCGCCAAGGGTTCTTTGCATCCGATCGGTGCTTGCTTTATGATAATAAGCATTGATATGCAGAGCGTATGCTTCCGAAGCAGTTTTTACTTACAAGGAAGGTTGCCCAGGAAGTGTCGTAAAAACTAAGCGTATGCTTCCGAAGCAGTTTTTACTTGCAAGGAAGGTTGCCCAGGAAGTGTCGTAAAAACTAAGCGTACGCTTCCGAAGCAGTTTTTACTTGCAAGGAAGGTTGCCCAGGAAGTGTCGTAAAAACTTTAGGAGGAAGAACGATATGAACATAAATGGGCAGCAGCGGGCGGCCATCCGTCCCGGTCTGGTCGTCGATATCGTATTGAAAAAAGACCAAGCTACGGGACAGACGACACGCGGTGTAGTGAAGGATATCTTAACCAAGTCTCCTAACCATCCGCATGGCATTAAAGTGAGGCTCCAGAACGGGGATGTAGGAAGAGTGAAATCGATTATCGATTCCGGCCAAGGGCAAGGATAATGCCTTGAAGCAGAACTAACCAGAAGCCGGATACGGGCAAAATAAAGGCACCGGCGGCGGACAGGATGATAAGGTGCCAACCGAGTCTTGCGGGAAGCTGCGCGCCAACTTCCTTAACCACCCAGCGCATCAACCGGGCGGCCACCCACATTAAAGCTCCGGAGAAAAGGAACCAGAAAGCGAATCCACGGTCATAATGACCGGCGATCGCGTTGAAAACGCCATTAGAACCGATCGTTTGAAGTATGTCGTAAAATAGCACAACACCGATAGCACAGTGAAGGTACGCCGTCCATTCAAGCAGAAGGGGACTAAGACGCCGTTGAATGCTTATGTTTGTCGTCATATCAGTTGCCCTCAATCTCGACGGTTTTCGCAGGGCGCGCGCTCTTGCCGCGCGGCCGCACCGCGGGCGGCTTGTCTTCGCCGAGCTGCTCGATAAAGCTGTCCAGAATCACCCGGCTGCCGATTAGCGCTTCCCGAAGCGAAGCGCGAAAGTGCCCCCTTGCTTCCTCCGGCACAAGCTCCTCCACAATCGTTTCTCCTGCCTCAGATACGATTCGCGCCCATGTGACAAGCGGTTTTTCCATTTTTCCAACCTCCTCAAATTTTTGTAATACTCCCCGGACTTACCTCCACCTTCGAGCCAGAAATCCCGGCAAGGAAGCCGCCGGTAAAGGTTAATGTTTGATAAGGCTCATTTCACTGCCGCTCCCCGAAGCGAATAAGCAGCGTATCGTCATTGAAGCGGGCGCCCTCAATCGGCCGTCCCATCAGCGACCGCGGCAAATGAACCTTCCGCTTATGAGGGCCGACGTGTACAGTCAGCTCGTCGCCGAGCTGGGTTAACTGCACCTCGTCCTTGCGGATGAAGGGCAGCGACAGCTCGAGCGTGTATGTCTCACCATCCTTGCGGATCGTCTCCGTCCGCCCGCTGTGCAGTATGCCGCCTGCCTGGACGCTGCGGAAAGCTTCCCCGGCGATCTGCCCCAGCGCTTCCAGACCGATCACCTCGCCCGGCATAAGCGGCACGCGCAGGATCGGCAGCGGGCTGAAGCAGTCCTCGATTTCCTGTTCATATCGCCTGTGCAGCTCTTTCCACTGCGCCATGAAGCCTTCGCCGGCTTCATCCGGAAGCACTCGATTAACGATGATGGCATCCGTATGAAAGCCGAACAAATTCAAATAGGTGAACGACCGCCTCGCTTCGGAAATAACCATTTTCTCCGGATTCAGAACGATACGAACGGAAGTGACCTCAGGGTCGAGCAGCACGCCCTGCAAATCCTCCAAATCATGAATGAACCTCTCGATGCTGTTCATCGTCTCGTCGCTCGGCAGCTCCAGGCCGCCGGTCACAAGCTTGGCGACAGGACGCATAACTTTAACGAGGCGGCGTTCATAAGGGAAAATTTTCTCGAGCCACCAATTAAGCACATTCGGATAGCTGAGCAGCCTCAGCGTTTCGCCGGTCGGCGCGCAATCGACGATAAGGGTGTCGAACCGGCCGCTGTCCGCCTGCTTCTTGATCTGCAGCAGGCAGAACAGCTCCTCCATCCCGGGGAAAACAAGCATTTCCTCGGTCGAGACATCGTTTAACTTCGCCCAGTTCATAAATTGTGTCAGCCAGCTTTGCACCGCACCCCAATTGCGCTCGGTTTCCTGCATGCTGTCGATTTCCTGAGCCCACAGGAGGGGTGCGGCCTCCACAGGATCCGGCCCGAGCGGAAGGTTCAGCACATCGGATAAGCTGTGGGCTGCGTCAGTGCTCATCACGAGCGTCCGCGAGCCTTGCTGGGCAAGCCGAATTGCGGTAGCCGCGGCAATGCTGGTCTTACCGACACCGCCTTTACCGGTATAAATAATGATTCTCATAGAACCGCCTCCCGAAAGTTACTACGAAATCGTAGTATATGTGTAAAAAAATTAGTCGCCGATTTCAATTTTACGCGGCTTCTGTTCCGCGATGTCCGCCGTTTTGCCGGATGAGACTGGCTGCTGAAGAGCTTTGCCGACTTTAATGGCGAGACCTATGAACTGGGTGATCTCCTCTGGCGTGAGCGCAGCCTGCACGCGTTCGAATAAATCATTAAGCGTCTCTTTCCCTTTACCGGCAAGCTGCTCGCCTTCTTCCGTGAGAGTGACAAGAATGCTCCGTTGATCCTTGTCTGAAACCTTTCTGACGATCATGCGTTTCCGTTCAAGCCGCTTGGCGATGCTGGTCACAGTACTGAGGGGAGCGCCCAGCTCGGAAGCAAGATCGGACATCGTCATTTCCCCGTGGAAAAGCAGCACCATGAGTGTACTCAAATCCGATCGGCTCAACTGCTCTTCCAGTGCCGTGGCATCGGGAAATACGCTTAAAGGCCGAAGACCTTGTTTAAATAAGAGTTCAATAAGTTGGTCCATATCCGTCCTCTTTACTGCGAAGTCGTACTATTTATAATCTGATGTTACTACGCTTTCGTAATAAATGCAAGCGCCGATTCAATTCTTACTCAATTCCGCTGCCATTTAAGGGACCTTGGGACGCAGAAAAGCAAATGCGATTCTCCATATGTTCCGCGTAACGCGGCGCAGCCGTTCTAACGCAAACGGGCGCCCAAAGAGGACGCCCCAGTATTGTAAAATTTTAGATACTCAAATAGCCCTGTTTGAATATCTTATACCATTGATCCAGCTCTTCACCTTGAAGAACTCCCAGCTTTTCAAGAATCAATTTCGAGAATTCCACAGCGCCGCTGCCGTTTGCGGTGATCAAATAGTCATCACTTGCAGCCTGCGCCGCAATATAATGAGCTTCTCCGCGGTATTCGGGAGCTCCTTGCTTTAAATATTCCAACGTATTCCCGGTATGCCGGCGTTCGTCCAGAAAACCGTGTCTGCCCAGAAACGTGGTTGCATCGCATATGGCTGCTACAACAATCTGATGCTGTAAGCAATAATCGACCAGTTCTCTGGCCTGCTGATTCTTTTCTTCATGCCATCCGGTTCCGCCGGGAATGATCAGCATCGCCATTTCTGAATGGAAGGAATGATCACTTATTTCGTAATCCGGCAGTACCTGCAGCCCGCCCATGGACGTTTTGGGGAGTTTATCGATTGCTACCGTCTTTACACGGTAATTTGTACCTGGTTTATTTAATTCCGGGCACACATAAGCGGCTTCCCAATCGGCAAAACCGTCAGTAACGAATACCAGCACTTCTTTCATAAGGAATACCTCCACGCATCATTATTTTTATCTCTTCGTCAGAATAACAGACGTCCCCTGTCAACCCTTGTCAGCAGATCTGTACGTGGAGGCAGCTGATGTATCGAAGTGGAAAATATGCTTAGCATGCTGTGAAAATAATAAAGCCGGCCTGTGGGCCGGCTGTTCACTTCCTGCGAGAAAAAATTATACCAGATCGCAAGCCTCTTCCGGCATCCAGTGAGCGTCTTGTCCATCCCACTTCACATTGCAGCCAATCGGATTTGTGAGCGGCACCGATATCGTTTTGCCGGATAAATGCTCAGTCAGGGCTTGATCCAAATCGTTGACCGTCATTTTGCTCGTATCACGCGGCTGATCGACGGCCCGTCCCGTGTATATCAGCTTCCGATCCGCATCGAATACGTAGAAATGCGGCGTCCGCAGCGCACCGTAGGCTCGCGCGACATCCTGCGACTCATCGTGAAGGTAAACCCAAGGGAAATTGTGCTTCTCCATCTCCTCAACCATGTGATCGAACGAGTCGTTCGGATATGTGGCTGCGCTGTTGGAGTTGATACCGACGAAACGGACACCCTGTTCGGTGAATTTCAGCGCCGTACTGCGGGTCACTTCATTGGAACCTATAACATATGGACAATGATTGCAAGTAAAGAAGACCACGAGCACCGGCGCATCTGAGAAATCATCCAGGGAGTATGTCTGACCGTTCGTTGCGGGCAGCGAGAAGCGTGGCGCTTGTGCTCCGAGTTGCAGTGTGAAAGCCATCCTATTTCCTCCTCTTCCAAAGCCAAAGTTGGTGATTACTCCCAATTATAACGGTCTTCAAGCCTGGTTACAACCACTACATCCGCATCTTCCTGGTATTTAAAATAAAGGACTAAATAGAAAAACGCATGAATAACACGTCGCCCTTTGTCATTAATTAAGACAGATAAGGCGATGCACGCAAAACAGGGAATTGAGGTGAACCATGTTGACAGTAGTTATTATATTATGGCTGATTTCTATTATCGGTCTGTTCTGGGTATGGGCCGATGCGTCCGAGAAGAAGGGAGGCAATATTGGATGTCTGTGGGCTCTTGTTGTATTGATTCTGGGACCGATCGGATTTATCGCATATCTGTTTGTGCGAAATATTGATTGAACCCCGGTTTTCAGGGCGTCAGTTGCAACGCGAATCGCAAATAGAGTAGGATAAAAGAAAAGCATACCTTGCACTTCTATACTCATAAACAAAGGGGCTGCGTCCGCGTGAGCTTACTCCCGCACTCGTTACCGCTTGGACATATCGCTTCGATTGTCATATCGCTGCTCTCAGGCATTGCCGTCCTGTTCCTCCGGCTGCGAGCATCGAACCGACCGACGAATATGCGTAAAATCATCATTCCGCCCATCGGTATGTCGACAGGCTTTCTCATGTTCGCTGCGCCAGTTATGCGCATCCCCTGGAGCTGGGCGCTGGCGGCCTTCGCGGCGGGCGCACTGTTATTCGCGTATCCCCTCATCCGCACCTCCAGGCTGGAGCTCGTGGGGGAGACGGTCGTCCTGAAAAGGTCGAAGACCTTCATCTTCATCCTTCTTGGGCTCCTGATCGTCAGGCTGCTGCTGCATGATGTGGTGGAGCAATCGATCACAATCCCGCAGACGGGCGGGCTGTTCTTCATCCTGGCCTTCGGGATGATAGCCGTCTGGCGGATTGCTATGCTGCGCTCCTACACGAAACTGATACAGGAAAAGAAGGGCTCTTCCACTTGAACGAAAGACGAATCCTTCTACCTGTGCGGCGTAAGCAAAGTACGACAAAGTGAAGCATCGATTAAATTATTGTCCGGAAGTCGCCGGCCGGACAGAACGAAAGACCCTTCAGCGGAAATGAGAAATGCTGAAGGGTCTTTTCATTGGAAATAATGCCGTTC
This is a stretch of genomic DNA from Paenibacillus sp. sptzw28. It encodes these proteins:
- a CDS encoding DUF6843 domain-containing protein; this translates as MLISDSVEGGPSVNIKKARFSNLVLLLFIAIVTVCIVAVGLALLNKSAEKPTYKFLLPKGFTGWVEVTFEQPGFPPLKKEGRTIIYEVPPSGKVMTASKNVSGTLILNYVEQDGRLIELPTDVSMIHGQGTSGGSISGPDGQTEMLPSRLTFFVGTEEQWREAVKNNQSDE
- a CDS encoding YwbE family protein; amino-acid sequence: MNGQQRAAIRPGLVVDIVLKKDQATGQTTRGVVKDILTKSPNHPHGIKVRLQNGDVGRVKSIIDSGQGQG
- a CDS encoding DUF6463 family protein, translated to MTTNISIQRRLSPLLLEWTAYLHCAIGVVLFYDILQTIGSNGVFNAIAGHYDRGFAFWFLFSGALMWVAARLMRWVVKEVGAQLPARLGWHLIILSAAGAFILPVSGFWLVLLQGIILALGRNR
- a CDS encoding ArsA family ATPase, which codes for MRIIIYTGKGGVGKTSIAAATAIRLAQQGSRTLVMSTDAAHSLSDVLNLPLGPDPVEAAPLLWAQEIDSMQETERNWGAVQSWLTQFMNWAKLNDVSTEEMLVFPGMEELFCLLQIKKQADSGRFDTLIVDCAPTGETLRLLSYPNVLNWWLEKIFPYERRLVKVMRPVAKLVTGGLELPSDETMNSIERFIHDLEDLQGVLLDPEVTSVRIVLNPEKMVISEARRSFTYLNLFGFHTDAIIVNRVLPDEAGEGFMAQWKELHRRYEQEIEDCFSPLPILRVPLMPGEVIGLEALGQIAGEAFRSVQAGGILHSGRTETIRKDGETYTLELSLPFIRKDEVQLTQLGDELTVHVGPHKRKVHLPRSLMGRPIEGARFNDDTLLIRFGERQ
- a CDS encoding MarR family winged helix-turn-helix transcriptional regulator, whose protein sequence is MDQLIELLFKQGLRPLSVFPDATALEEQLSRSDLSTLMVLLFHGEMTMSDLASELGAPLSTVTSIAKRLERKRMIVRKVSDKDQRSILVTLTEEGEQLAGKGKETLNDLFERVQAALTPEEITQFIGLAIKVGKALQQPVSSGKTADIAEQKPRKIEIGD
- a CDS encoding type 1 glutamine amidotransferase family protein encodes the protein MKEVLVFVTDGFADWEAAYVCPELNKPGTNYRVKTVAIDKLPKTSMGGLQVLPDYEISDHSFHSEMAMLIIPGGTGWHEEKNQQARELVDYCLQHQIVVAAICDATTFLGRHGFLDERRHTGNTLEYLKQGAPEYRGEAHYIAAQAASDDYLITANGSGAVEFSKLILEKLGVLQGEELDQWYKIFKQGYLSI
- a CDS encoding thioredoxin family protein, coding for MAFTLQLGAQAPRFSLPATNGQTYSLDDFSDAPVLVVFFTCNHCPYVIGSNEVTRSTALKFTEQGVRFVGINSNSAATYPNDSFDHMVEEMEKHNFPWVYLHDESQDVARAYGALRTPHFYVFDADRKLIYTGRAVDQPRDTSKMTVNDLDQALTEHLSGKTISVPLTNPIGCNVKWDGQDAHWMPEEACDLV
- a CDS encoding CcdC family protein, with amino-acid sequence MSLLPHSLPLGHIASIVISLLSGIAVLFLRLRASNRPTNMRKIIIPPIGMSTGFLMFAAPVMRIPWSWALAAFAAGALLFAYPLIRTSRLELVGETVVLKRSKTFIFILLGLLIVRLLLHDVVEQSITIPQTGGLFFILAFGMIAVWRIAMLRSYTKLIQEKKGSST